Part of the Clostridium sporogenes genome, CTACAGAGTTAAGCCTTCCATGTATAGGATCTAGTGATGCTCATGTTATAGAAAATGTGGGTAAATATGCTACTGTATTTCCAAATGGTATAAGAGATGAAAGGGATCTAATACAAGCTATAAAAGAGAGTAATGTTTGTCCTGCTATGTATGATAATGGAGGATATAAATATATAGATATATATAATAAAGTAATTAATAATTTAGATAATAAAATATATAAAATTATATAATACATTAAAAATTTATTATTATAATTAAATACAAATAAAAAGAGATAATGTTGGATTTTTAGATATTATCTCTTTTATTTATTAAGTTATTTTTAGATTTATATTGGATTTATTTATAATAAATATATGTTTTTCAGTAAGAGTATGACACATAGTATAGAAAATTTAAAATAATTTTTCTATATTTGAGAAGGCCTTGGCCCAGGATTTGCTCTTTATAGCCTCTTTAACCTTAGCATTTATTACTAAATCATTTTTAATTTGTTTTTTTATAAATGAAGCTAGATTATGTTCAAAATTAGGTATTTCTTCAGGTACTATAGTATCTATATTTTTTAATTTAGGCATAGGAACATATTCTATAATGCCACTATTGTTAATTGTTTCTCCCATCCATTCCTTTATACCAGGCAGTTCTGTACAAACTATTTTTAGTCCACAGGCCATAGCTTCTATTAATACTAAAGGTAAGCCTTCATATAAAGAAGGAAGTACTAGTATATTACATTCTCTAAATAAGTCAGATAATTTTTTTTGAGAAAGAGATCCTAAAACATTTATATTAAAATTACAAGAATTGTTTTTGCATAATTTAATTATACTTATAGTTTCATCACCAGCCCCAGAACCAGCTAAGTAAAGTTCTATATTATTTACATATTTTTTTATTAGGTTAATTGAATTAATTAAAAAAGGTACTCCTTTGGAATAGCTTAGTTTGCCAGCATAGACTATTTTAATTTTATTCGAATTAATTTTATTTTCATTTATATAAAAAATATCTGGATTAAAACCTGTACCTGCAATATATATTTTATTTTCATCTATTTTATACGATTCTATAACCCGCATTTCTTCATCTTTATGAGATACTATTACGGCTTCTAAATTATTGCAATTAGCTATTACATAATTTAATATTTCTTTTGAAATAGGTTTAGTACTATTTTTAAAGGATTCAAATTGTCTTAAATCTGTTCCATGACAAAAAGCTATAATTTTTTTATTTGGATATAGCTCCTTTACTAAAGCAGTTAAAATCCATAAATGGTGACATATTATTATGTCTGGATTAAATTCATCAATAGCTTTTTTTATAACTGATGAGAAAGAAATTTCCCATTTTTTTAGCATATCTATGGATAAATCTTTATATTTTGTACTTTCATAAGGCATTACATCGCTCATACCGACAATAGGAAAAGGTAAATTTGAAGTTTCAAATATTACAGGAAAAAATGTAATAGGATTTTTTGAAGAAAAAGTTACCTTTTTATCCTTTGCTGATATACCAGCTATTACAGCTTGCTTATAACCATTTTTATCAGCTTCTTTAACAAGGGCTTGAAGATACATACCACTTCCAGTTTTGTCAGGCCTTTGAGCTAATATGTTTAGTATTTTTTTCATCGAAATCCTCCTAGGATTAATATTAATTTGAAATATGCCAAAATAGGTGTATATTCTACAATATGTTACCATTAATATATAATAAAATAAAGAGTATAAAGTTTAAAACTTTATACTCTAAAAATTATTTTACTTCTGGTACAGAAGGTGGAGTGTTTTTTCTTTTTTTTGTTTGACCCTTATTATTTTCCTCTTGAGAAGGTCTTTTCATTCCTTTTTTAGCCATACTGAACCTCCTTTAATTAATATAGTATTATCTTTAATCAAAAGAGGTTTTTTAATACAGTACAAAATAAAATTTATATTTTTTCCATAGAATTAAATTTTTTACTTGCTATAGCCATAGTAATTATATTCATAGTAATACCTATATATATAGAAGTTATTCCACTAAATCCAATGATTATCCATAAAATACTTGATAGTGGACCAACTAATACGCAATAAAATCCTGCTTTATTATTAATCTTGTTTTTAAAAAATAATGCACATAATACTGGTACAAAAATAGGTGTGGCTCTAAATATCATAGATAAGAATCCCCAATCTAATATCATGGAGTCAGTGTTATTTATAACTATTGCTAAAGTTAAAACACCTATTATTAAAATACATATTCTTAAATATAAAATTTGTTTTTTATCTTCTAATTTTTTATTAGATAAAGCTGGTATAATATCTTTTACCATCATGGTAGCTATACCTAAGGCCAATCCGGCACCAGTAGCTATGGAGGATATAAGTACTGTAGCTATGGATACTCCACCTAAAATTGGGTGAAGATAATTAATTAAAAATAGAGGAAAAGCTTCATTTGGATTTATGTTTGGAAAATGAATTCTCATGTACATTCCTATAAATGTACATACAATGCCTACTGGGAATATTAAAAAAGCTACTAAAAAAGAACTTATTTTAGAAGTTTTAGGATTTTTGCCTGCCATAATAGATTGAAAGTAGGTCTGAGTAGATAGTACTCCAAGTACTGTTGAGAATCCTGAGGCTAAATCTTCAAAAATACCATCACTAAATATATTGAACCAAGGATTTTTAGGAAAGTGATTAAAAATTTCTGTAGTTCCATTTAATGAAAATATTAATATAATTCCACATATTATACTTGTAGTATATAAAAGTACAGTTTTAACAGCACCTACCATAGTACTTCCCCAGAAACCTCCGAAGATTATATAAAAAACTAATAAAAAAATTACTATTATAGAAGTTATTTTTACATCTATATTAAATATAGATGTAAAAAGAGGAGTACAAGCTAATACTTGACCACTTATATGGATAAACATACCTAAAGAAAGTAATAAACTAGAACCAGTTCTTGCTTTTAAACCATAAGTGGTTCCTATGATCTCAGGTAGTGTAGTCATATTATCCTTACCAACTTGGTTTGAATATATAAGTCCCAATAAAATACTAGCAATACATAAACCTAATATAAACCATATAGCAGAGATACCGTGCTTATAAGCCATTTGTGCAGTACCTACAGTGGAAGCGCCACCTATTATAGATCCCATAAGCATACTAGTTACTCCTAATACGCCTAATTTATTGTCTGCGTTTATAAAGTCTTTGGCTGTTTTTACTTTTAGCTTTCCAATATATCCAGCTACTCCAGTTAAAATTAATGTTAAAATTATACTTACTATAAGCAATGTTCCATCCCCTTTTTAATGTCTAATAATATTATTATACCAATAAAAGACATATATGTTTTTATTTCAAATCTTATAAAATACTAAATATGAGTTAATTTAGTATTTAGAGCTTATTATCATTATTTATAATTAAAAATTGTTTAATAAACCTTATTTAAAAATTATATAAAATTTAAATAAAAATAAGATTGATTCAAAATGAAGTAGATTTAATTTTAACACTGCAAATAAAAAAATACTAATAAACATATAAGTTTGTTTATTAGTATTTTTTTATTTATTATATTAAAGTTAAATCTATTTTAAACAGCAACTTTTTATTTAAGTTGTTTATTATATATATAAATTTAATAGTGTTTGTAAACGTATATTTTATTTAATATTAAATAATTCTATACTTCTATCTAATATACCTGTTAAATAGGAAATTAGTATACCATAGTTGGTGATGGGTACATTTTTTTCTTTACATAATTTGAGCTTTGAATCCATAGATTTTTTATTTACCATGCAAGCTCCACAATGAATTATTAAATCGTATTTATCCACATCCTGTGGAAAATCTCCACCCATTTTAAATTCATAGTTTAATTTTTTATCCACATGTGAATTAATCATGTTTGGTATTTTAATTCTGCCTATATCTTCATGAGAATAATTATGTGTACAGCTTTCTGATATAAGTATTTTAGAATCTTCATTTAAAGCATTTATAGCCTTAGTTCCTTCTACAAAAGTTTTTAAATCACCCTTATAATTAGCAAACAAAATAGAAAAGCTTGTTAGGCCTATGCTTTTAGGAACAATCTTATCTACTTTTTTAAAAGCTTGTGAATCTGTTACAACTAAATCTATATTTTTTATATCATCTAATGCAGATTTTAATTCTGTATCCCTAACTACATAGCTTTTTATACCATGATCTAAACAATCTCTTATTAATTGTACCTGTGGTAATATTAGTCTACCCTTTGGAGCTTCAGAATCTATAGGTACTACCATAACTACTTTGCTATTGTAGGGAAGTAAAGTGCCCATGATAGTATCATCTTCTTTAGCTTTGCCTAAATTTTTTATTATTGAATCTTTTAAATTAAGGATACTATTAATATCATTTGAGGAAACAAATATAGGATTTTCTATTATTTTTTTTAGTTCATTTATTGTATTTTTATGCACAGTATCTATTTTGTTTACAACGGTTATATAAGGTATATTTTGCTGTTTAAATCTATTTATACTCTTTTCATATAGATTTATATCAATATCTTCAGCAGACATAACATATACAGCAAAATCTGTTTTTAAAAGAGTATTTAAGGTTTTTTCAATTCTTATTTTACCAAGCTTAGTGTTATCTTCTAATCCAGCAGTATCTATAAATAAAACTGGACCTAAAGGTATAAGTTCCATAGCCTTACTTACAGGATCAGTAGTGGTTCCTTCTATAGAGGATACAATAGATATATCTTGACCTATTATTGCATTCATTAAAGAAGACTTTCCAGAATTAGTTTTACCTATAAAAGTTATATGAATTCTATTGGCATTAGGTGTAGTATTCATAAATCCTCCTAAAAAAATAAGTCTCGTTCACCATTTTTTATTTTTTCTATATTTTTAATAACTGTATTTTTAATATCTTCTCTTTCTATTTTACTTATCTCTTCTTTTATTAATTTTTCACCTTTTTCTTTTAGCTCTTCATCACCATAATCTAATAAAAATTCCATTAAAGTCATTATAGCATTAGGCTGACATACATATTGGATATTTCCAGATTTGGCAAGGCTCATAAATCTATCTCCAGTTCTTCCTTTTCTATAGCAACCCGTACAATAACTTGGAATGTGACCCTCCTCAATTAATTCTTTTAAAACATCTAGATGACTTCTATGATCTGCAATGATAAATTGGTTAGTATTTTTTCCATCTTCTCTTTCTTTGTAGCCACCAACTCCAGCACAAGAACCAGCACTTACTTGAGAAACACCATATTCAATCACTTCTTTTCTCATTTCTGCGCTTTCTCTTGTGGACAATATTATACCAGTAAAAGGTACAGCTATTCTTAGTATAGCTACTATTTGTTTAAAAGTTTCATCATCTACTAAATGCGGAAACATCTTAAGGTTCATTCCTTCAGCTTTTTTTAGTCTAGGGACTGAGATAGTATGGAATCCTACGCCATATTTTTCTTCTAGATGTTGATTATGAAGCATCAATCCTAAAACTTCAAATTTATAGTTAGATAAACCAAAGAGAACGCCAGCACCTACATCATCTATGCCACCTTCCATTGCTCTATCAAATGCAGTTAGATGATACTCATAGCTATCTTTTAAGCAATTAGGGTGCATTTTTTCATAGGTAGGTTTATGATAAGTTTCTTGAAATAATATATAAGTTCCTATATTAGCTGCTTTTAATTTTTTATAATTTTCAACAGTAGTAGCTGCGATGTTAACGTTTATTCTTCTTATATTTCCATTTTCATTTTGAGTATTATATATAGTTTTTATACTTTCTAATATATAATCTATATCACAGTTTACAGGATCTTCTCCGGCTTCTAAAGCTAATCTTTTATGTCCCATTTTTTCAAGAATTTTAACTTCAGTTCTAATTTCTTCTTGGGTTAACTTTCTTCTTTCAAAGCTATTACAGCTTTTATAACCACAATATACACAATTATTAACACAATAGTCACTAATATATAGAGGAGCAAATAAGACAATTCTATTGCCGTATATAGACTTCTTTATATCTCCGGCAATTTTAAACATTCTAGATAATAATTTTTTGTTTTTTATTTGGAGAAGTATAGCAATATCTTTATGACTTAACTTCTCGTTACTACAGGCTTTATCTAAAACCTTTTCTATATCTTCATTTGTAGCATTTTCAGCTTCTTTTAATAAATTTTCTATATAATCATGATTTATAAACATTTATATTCGCCTCCATAAAATATTATCTCCTCTAGTTAAATCTAGAGAAAAACCAGCATTATTAATTCTATTTTCTATACATTTCCTGCATTCTGCAGCTTCATCACCAGTACAAATTTTATTATCATATAGCATATATTTATCTCTAACATTAGTAGGAGAAAGATTTGGCATAACTACATTAGCTCCAGCTTTTAACCCTTCTTCGCGGCCCATGGGATTTATTGTACCTAGAGCTGTAGTTGCTGGTAGTAAAACCTCAGGTAAGAGTAATCGTATAAGGGCTAATAATGTAGTAGTATCTTCTAATGTACCAGCAGGTTGATCTTTAAGTACGGTATCCTTATGAGGAATAAAGGGCCCTATACCAACCATATGAGGTTTTAACTCTTTTAAAAACACTAAATCATTTACATAATCTTCATTTGTTTGATTAGGAAGTCCTATCATAAAACCAGCACCAATTTGATAGCCTATTTCTTTCAAATTTTTTAAACATGAGCGTCTATTTTCAAAACTCATATCAGGGTGAAGTTCTTCGTATAAACTTTTAGATGCTGTTTCATGTCTTAATAAGTATCTATCAGCTCCTGCCTCATAAAATTTTTTATATGTGCTATAGTTTTTTTCTCCGATAGATAATGTTATAGCACAGTCTGGAAATAAGTTTTTTATAGATTTTATAATGTTGATAATTTTATCATCTGTATAGTAAGGATCCTCTCCACCTTGAAGTACAAAGGTTTTATAACCTAAAGAATATCCTTTCCTGCAACAATTCAAAATTTCTTCTTTAGACAGTCTATATCTTTCAGCATTATTATTTCTACAGGATATACCACAATATAGACAACTGTTTTTACAATAGTTTGTAAATTCTATTAGTCCTCTTAAAAAAACTTTGTTATCATAGTATTTTAATCTAGTTTCATGAGATTTAGATATTAGATATTTTTTACTATCTTTATCAATATTGTTTAGCAAATATAAAAGTTTATCATTTGAGGTATTATTTTTTTCATATAGTTCATCAATAATTTTTTTTAGTAGTTTTTTCATATTTATATCTCTTTCTTTGATATAGATGTTTTTACATATACATTTTCTATATTCCCTAGTTTACCTGTGAGACTATTAATTTGATCTAGAGTTCCAGTTACAGTAATGGAGATTACAGATACACCTTCTTCTTCAAAGGGTATACCCATTCTTCCTTTTACAATACCTTTAAAATCAGCTATTATTTCATTAAATTTTTGTTGACAGTTTTTAGGATCTTCCAGTATAGCACTAATAACAGCTATTTTTTTCATAATATACCTCCTATTGGAAATAATAAATTTCATAATTATTTTATTGAGAATAGTTAGTAATAAAAGTAGATATTAAATATAAAGGTTTATTAAAAATTAGTTTTACAAGATAAAAAAACTTTCCCAAAGGGAAAGTTAAAGTACCAAAATAAAAGGTATTAAATACCTCAATTTAAATTATATAACTTTCCTTTCAGATCAGATCAATCTTCACTGTTAG contains:
- a CDS encoding glycosyltransferase family 4 protein; the encoded protein is MKKILNILAQRPDKTGSGMYLQALVKEADKNGYKQAVIAGISAKDKKVTFSSKNPITFFPVIFETSNLPFPIVGMSDVMPYESTKYKDLSIDMLKKWEISFSSVIKKAIDEFNPDIIICHHLWILTALVKELYPNKKIIAFCHGTDLRQFESFKNSTKPISKEILNYVIANCNNLEAVIVSHKDEEMRVIESYKIDENKIYIAGTGFNPDIFYINENKINSNKIKIVYAGKLSYSKGVPFLINSINLIKKYVNNIELYLAGSGAGDETISIIKLCKNNSCNFNINVLGSLSQKKLSDLFRECNILVLPSLYEGLPLVLIEAMACGLKIVCTELPGIKEWMGETINNSGIIEYVPMPKLKNIDTIVPEEIPNFEHNLASFIKKQIKNDLVINAKVKEAIKSKSWAKAFSNIEKLF
- a CDS encoding sodium:solute symporter family protein; this encodes MLIVSIILTLILTGVAGYIGKLKVKTAKDFINADNKLGVLGVTSMLMGSIIGGASTVGTAQMAYKHGISAIWFILGLCIASILLGLIYSNQVGKDNMTTLPEIIGTTYGLKARTGSSLLLSLGMFIHISGQVLACTPLFTSIFNIDVKITSIIVIFLLVFYIIFGGFWGSTMVGAVKTVLLYTTSIICGIILIFSLNGTTEIFNHFPKNPWFNIFSDGIFEDLASGFSTVLGVLSTQTYFQSIMAGKNPKTSKISSFLVAFLIFPVGIVCTFIGMYMRIHFPNINPNEAFPLFLINYLHPILGGVSIATVLISSIATGAGLALGIATMMVKDIIPALSNKKLEDKKQILYLRICILIIGVLTLAIVINNTDSMILDWGFLSMIFRATPIFVPVLCALFFKNKINNKAGFYCVLVGPLSSILWIIIGFSGITSIYIGITMNIITMAIASKKFNSMEKI
- the hydF gene encoding [FeFe] hydrogenase H-cluster maturation GTPase HydF; amino-acid sequence: MNTTPNANRIHITFIGKTNSGKSSLMNAIIGQDISIVSSIEGTTTDPVSKAMELIPLGPVLFIDTAGLEDNTKLGKIRIEKTLNTLLKTDFAVYVMSAEDIDINLYEKSINRFKQQNIPYITVVNKIDTVHKNTINELKKIIENPIFVSSNDINSILNLKDSIIKNLGKAKEDDTIMGTLLPYNSKVVMVVPIDSEAPKGRLILPQVQLIRDCLDHGIKSYVVRDTELKSALDDIKNIDLVVTDSQAFKKVDKIVPKSIGLTSFSILFANYKGDLKTFVEGTKAINALNEDSKILISESCTHNYSHEDIGRIKIPNMINSHVDKKLNYEFKMGGDFPQDVDKYDLIIHCGACMVNKKSMDSKLKLCKEKNVPITNYGILISYLTGILDRSIELFNIK
- the hydG gene encoding [FeFe] hydrogenase H-cluster radical SAM maturase HydG; the encoded protein is MFINHDYIENLLKEAENATNEDIEKVLDKACSNEKLSHKDIAILLQIKNKKLLSRMFKIAGDIKKSIYGNRIVLFAPLYISDYCVNNCVYCGYKSCNSFERRKLTQEEIRTEVKILEKMGHKRLALEAGEDPVNCDIDYILESIKTIYNTQNENGNIRRINVNIAATTVENYKKLKAANIGTYILFQETYHKPTYEKMHPNCLKDSYEYHLTAFDRAMEGGIDDVGAGVLFGLSNYKFEVLGLMLHNQHLEEKYGVGFHTISVPRLKKAEGMNLKMFPHLVDDETFKQIVAILRIAVPFTGIILSTRESAEMRKEVIEYGVSQVSAGSCAGVGGYKEREDGKNTNQFIIADHRSHLDVLKELIEEGHIPSYCTGCYRKGRTGDRFMSLAKSGNIQYVCQPNAIMTLMEFLLDYGDEELKEKGEKLIKEEISKIEREDIKNTVIKNIEKIKNGERDLFF
- the hydE gene encoding [FeFe] hydrogenase H-cluster radical SAM maturase HydE, coding for MKKLLKKIIDELYEKNNTSNDKLLYLLNNIDKDSKKYLISKSHETRLKYYDNKVFLRGLIEFTNYCKNSCLYCGISCRNNNAERYRLSKEEILNCCRKGYSLGYKTFVLQGGEDPYYTDDKIINIIKSIKNLFPDCAITLSIGEKNYSTYKKFYEAGADRYLLRHETASKSLYEELHPDMSFENRRSCLKNLKEIGYQIGAGFMIGLPNQTNEDYVNDLVFLKELKPHMVGIGPFIPHKDTVLKDQPAGTLEDTTTLLALIRLLLPEVLLPATTALGTINPMGREEGLKAGANVVMPNLSPTNVRDKYMLYDNKICTGDEAAECRKCIENRINNAGFSLDLTRGDNILWRRI
- a CDS encoding TM1266 family iron-only hydrogenase system putative regulator — its product is MKKIAVISAILEDPKNCQQKFNEIIADFKGIVKGRMGIPFEEEGVSVISITVTGTLDQINSLTGKLGNIENVYVKTSISKKEI